One Picrophilus oshimae DSM 9789 genomic region harbors:
- a CDS encoding DUF6364 family protein, which produces MNDRITISITPELHSAIIIAAEEKNISVSRVIENFLRALQIFINLSIRQKNIPSLRKI; this is translated from the coding sequence ATGAATGATAGAATTACAATAAGTATAACTCCTGAGCTGCACAGCGCCATAATAATAGCTGCGGAAGAAAAAAACATTAGTGTATCCAGGGTCATAGAAAATTTTCTAAGGGCTCTTCAGATTTTCATAAATTTATCGATAAGGCAAAAAAATATTCCGAGCTTGAGGAAAATATAA
- a CDS encoding GNAT family N-acetyltransferase, translating into MDKKFRLRGGYRYIKKTDQRRIISGNQVMDSISLEDLYNLSLKDNNIIIIVKEEKKKPVAFMEIIKNSPFHVELISVDQRFQKRGLGTSMLHLAEKIALKYGFTEIRLDSVEDKVEFYRDLGYTEYGEMFYDYEWGNLQPMKKKIKNYKY; encoded by the coding sequence ATGGATAAAAAATTTAGATTAAGGGGCGGTTATAGATATATCAAAAAAACAGATCAGAGAAGAATTATCTCAGGAAATCAGGTAATGGATAGTATAAGCTTAGAAGATCTTTATAATCTATCTTTGAAAGATAATAACATAATTATAATAGTTAAGGAGGAAAAGAAAAAACCGGTTGCGTTTATGGAGATTATTAAAAATAGCCCTTTTCATGTGGAATTAATTTCCGTTGATCAACGATTTCAAAAAAGGGGACTCGGCACATCCATGCTTCACTTGGCAGAGAAAATTGCATTAAAATACGGTTTTACAGAAATTAGGTTGGATTCAGTTGAAGATAAGGTTGAATTTTATAGAGATCTTGGCTATACAGAATATGGAGAGATGTTTTATGATTATGAATGGGGCAACCTACAGCCAATGAAGAAAAAAATAAAAAATTATAAATACTAA
- a CDS encoding tyrosine-type recombinase/integrase has product MAYLKDYLRSRDDNDYYLFTGINKNNLHQPMKYYDARKLLLNLKERTGIEKRIYPHLFRHTRASILASKLIENVRLKGPELLNKFRNEIK; this is encoded by the coding sequence ATAGCATATTTAAAGGATTATTTAAGATCAAGGGATGACAATGATTATTATTTATTTACTGGAATAAATAAGAACAATTTGCATCAGCCAATGAAATACTATGATGCAAGGAAACTATTATTAAATTTAAAGGAAAGAACCGGAATAGAAAAAAGAATATATCCGCATTTGTTCAGGCATACCAGGGCATCAATACTGGCATCAAAGTTAATTGAGAATGTAAGGTTAAAGGGTCCTGAATTGTTAAATAAATTCAGGAATGAAATAAAATAG
- a CDS encoding hydantoinase/oxoprolinase family protein, with the protein MLMVSVDIGGTFTDIVIIENKNVGYYKVPTTPKNPEIGVINGLKKYLNGKRIDEFLHATTIATNSLLGQYGLELPKVALLTTYGFKDIIEIGRQNRPELYNLNFHRPRVLVPGNLRYEVNERTDVNGEIIESVKESEIKNIAERMLEKNVESVAVCYLHSYKNPDNEILTKNIIGKRFKNVSISSEISPEPREYERMSTTVVNAALSPVISNYVRNLELSIKDFGDFDIKIMSNAGGLIFSNEASEKPVNIIESGPAAGVIAASEFAKIIGINNVISFDMGGTTAKAGTVLNGNFEITSEYEVGGLSHHGRIIKGSGYPVRFPFIDLSEVSAGGGTVIWRDSAGGLNIGPWSAGSDPGPVCYNRGGRYPTITDSNLVLGIIGDKMSGSDFKLRRDLSLKALSKLGNPYEIAEDAVRLAILEMARGIRLVTVERGLDPSDFTLFGFGGAGPQFAVRIAEELGIKRVIIPPAPGVFSALGLAYSDMRYEARKSYPEDLEHDFDALKNKLMVKLKNPGFIMYADCRYHGQGSELTVPVNEINRDKIIHDFENLHYKTFGFRLDRPVDIVTIRVFAVEKREKPRINIEKGSKMFFVNRKLYINGSWVWIKVYSRNSLIEGENIPGPCVIEEDGSSTFIPENWNAHTGKNNEIVVVR; encoded by the coding sequence ATGTTAATGGTTTCTGTGGATATAGGTGGAACCTTCACAGATATAGTCATCATTGAAAATAAAAATGTTGGTTATTACAAGGTTCCAACAACGCCAAAAAATCCGGAGATCGGCGTTATAAACGGCCTTAAAAAATATTTGAATGGTAAAAGGATTGATGAATTCCTGCATGCAACAACAATAGCCACAAACTCACTGCTTGGCCAGTACGGTCTTGAGCTCCCAAAGGTTGCACTGTTAACAACATATGGCTTTAAGGATATAATTGAGATAGGCAGGCAGAACAGGCCAGAACTTTATAATTTAAATTTCCACAGGCCCAGGGTTCTTGTTCCGGGAAATTTAAGGTACGAGGTTAATGAAAGGACAGATGTAAATGGTGAAATAATAGAATCTGTAAAAGAATCTGAAATAAAAAATATTGCTGAAAGGATGCTTGAAAAAAATGTGGAATCAGTTGCGGTTTGTTATCTGCATTCATATAAAAATCCTGATAACGAAATATTAACAAAGAATATTATTGGAAAAAGATTTAAAAACGTTTCAATATCATCCGAAATATCGCCTGAACCACGTGAGTATGAAAGAATGTCAACAACCGTGGTTAATGCTGCACTGTCTCCGGTAATATCAAATTATGTAAGAAATCTGGAGCTTTCAATTAAAGATTTTGGTGATTTTGATATTAAAATCATGTCAAATGCCGGGGGTCTTATTTTTAGCAACGAGGCCTCTGAAAAACCGGTTAATATCATAGAATCAGGACCGGCTGCAGGCGTTATAGCAGCATCGGAATTTGCTAAAATCATTGGAATAAATAATGTTATATCATTTGATATGGGCGGCACCACCGCAAAGGCAGGAACGGTTCTCAACGGCAACTTTGAAATCACATCAGAGTACGAGGTTGGGGGATTATCCCATCATGGCAGGATAATAAAGGGCTCCGGATATCCTGTTAGATTCCCATTTATAGACCTTTCCGAGGTATCTGCAGGCGGTGGAACAGTAATATGGAGGGATTCGGCCGGAGGATTAAACATTGGTCCATGGAGTGCAGGCTCAGATCCTGGGCCTGTATGTTATAATCGCGGCGGTAGATATCCGACCATAACGGATTCAAATCTGGTTCTTGGAATAATAGGTGATAAAATGTCAGGTTCCGATTTTAAGCTAAGAAGAGATCTATCATTAAAGGCATTATCAAAGCTTGGAAATCCATACGAAATTGCCGAGGATGCTGTTAGGCTTGCCATACTTGAGATGGCCCGCGGTATAAGGCTTGTTACTGTTGAACGCGGTCTTGACCCATCAGATTTTACATTATTTGGCTTTGGTGGTGCTGGACCGCAGTTTGCGGTTAGAATTGCAGAGGAACTTGGCATAAAAAGGGTTATTATACCACCAGCTCCAGGTGTTTTCAGTGCCCTTGGTCTGGCATACTCTGATATGAGATATGAGGCGCGCAAATCATATCCCGAGGATCTTGAGCATGATTTTGATGCATTAAAAAATAAACTTATGGTTAAACTCAAGAATCCCGGGTTCATAATGTACGCTGATTGCAGGTATCATGGTCAGGGCTCAGAATTAACGGTTCCTGTAAATGAAATAAACAGGGATAAAATCATACATGATTTTGAAAACCTTCACTATAAAACCTTTGGATTCAGGCTTGATAGGCCTGTTGACATCGTTACAATACGTGTTTTTGCGGTAGAAAAGCGTGAAAAACCCAGGATAAACATTGAAAAGGGCAGCAAAATGTTTTTTGTTAACAGGAAATTATATATAAATGGATCATGGGTCTGGATTAAAGTATATTCAAGAAACAGTCTAATAGAAGGTGAAAACATTCCAGGTCCATGCGTAATAGAGGAGGACGGATCAAGCACGTTTATACCTGAAAACTGGAATGCCCATACTGGAAAAAATAATGAAATTGTGGTGGTTAGATGA
- a CDS encoding hydantoinase B/oxoprolinase family protein, whose amino-acid sequence MNWEIIGKATQFIAEEMGISLKRSALSPNIRERMDHSCAVLDEEGRIVAQAEHIPVHLGSFKIGAKNIIDYMNENNIILKDNEMLVTNDPYISGTHLNDVTFMAPVYNKNKLFCYVINKAHNVDVGGPVFGSLNPGAVNIYQEGMIIPPVRGSGDIIKFIISNFKDPDTALGDLNAQMAANRTGIKRIKEILYKYNENDIKNSWDELIYHSRELSLNAISKWPSGEYESEDFLEGNDDLIKLKLKLFINKNGIKADFSGTNKQVNYPLNAVLGVTFSSVSFSIRSAINQEIPTNDGFYSIIDLMVPKGSLLNPERPHPVSGGNVETTQRVADTVLLAMSRFLKEIPAASSGTMMNIMLGGENNGKYWSYYETIGGGNGARFNSNGESGIHSNMTNTLNTPIEIAEREYPVFFTAYKLRRGSGGSGHYNGGDGIIRSFYVKNQTYISVIADRFKVKPWGLHGGSPGKNGIIYIISSGRKKRMPGKFSFKLKANDEVIIKTPGGGGYGNR is encoded by the coding sequence ATGAACTGGGAAATAATAGGAAAGGCAACACAGTTTATAGCCGAGGAGATGGGAATTTCCCTTAAAAGGTCTGCACTCTCGCCTAATATAAGGGAGAGAATGGATCATAGCTGTGCAGTTCTTGACGAAGAAGGAAGAATAGTGGCCCAGGCAGAGCATATACCTGTGCATCTTGGATCATTTAAGATTGGTGCAAAGAACATAATAGATTACATGAATGAAAACAATATTATTTTAAAAGATAATGAGATGCTTGTTACAAACGATCCATACATCTCGGGAACGCATCTAAATGACGTTACATTCATGGCACCGGTGTATAATAAAAATAAATTATTTTGCTATGTTATAAACAAGGCGCATAATGTCGATGTTGGTGGCCCGGTATTTGGCAGCCTTAACCCCGGGGCAGTAAACATATACCAGGAGGGGATGATAATACCACCGGTGAGGGGTTCAGGTGATATTATAAAATTCATTATATCCAATTTCAAGGATCCTGACACTGCCCTGGGTGATCTTAATGCGCAGATGGCCGCAAATAGAACTGGTATAAAAAGGATTAAGGAGATCCTATATAAATACAACGAGAACGATATAAAAAACTCATGGGATGAATTAATATATCACTCAAGGGAACTATCATTGAATGCAATATCAAAATGGCCATCAGGAGAATACGAATCCGAGGACTTTCTTGAGGGCAATGATGATTTAATTAAATTAAAATTAAAACTTTTTATAAATAAAAATGGTATTAAAGCAGACTTCTCTGGAACCAATAAACAGGTAAATTATCCATTAAATGCTGTTCTTGGTGTAACGTTTTCCTCTGTTTCATTCTCAATTAGAAGTGCCATTAATCAGGAAATCCCAACAAACGATGGTTTTTATTCCATAATTGACCTAATGGTTCCTAAAGGATCGCTGTTAAATCCTGAGAGACCACATCCTGTTTCAGGCGGCAATGTGGAAACAACACAGCGTGTTGCCGATACGGTTTTGCTTGCGATGTCCAGATTTTTAAAGGAAATTCCGGCAGCATCTTCCGGTACGATGATGAACATCATGCTTGGCGGTGAGAACAATGGAAAATACTGGTCATACTATGAAACAATAGGCGGTGGCAACGGTGCCAGATTCAATTCCAATGGTGAATCAGGAATACATTCAAACATGACGAACACACTTAACACGCCTATTGAGATAGCCGAAAGGGAGTATCCGGTATTCTTTACAGCATATAAATTAAGGCGCGGCAGCGGTGGTTCAGGCCATTACAATGGCGGTGATGGCATAATAAGATCATTTTATGTTAAAAATCAAACATATATATCTGTAATTGCTGATAGATTTAAGGTTAAACCCTGGGGTCTTCATGGTGGTTCTCCGGGAAAAAATGGAATTATTTATATAATATCATCCGGAAGAAAAAAGAGAATGCCCGGAAAATTTTCATTTAAATTAAAAGCAAATGATGAGGTTATTATAAAAACGCCAGGTGGCGGGGGCTATGGTAATAGATGA
- a CDS encoding VOC family protein, whose product MKSIFHTLKEITFFVDNIIDASKYYKNIFGEPIFKSDHFILYNAGFINIGFHQSDEKSLKANIVPYFSVEDIDQAIKYLLSHNFKIYREKIKGVDSAYLCQLISPFNNCYRPNPGIIILMTMAIITFSAFNVPYKRKVTNRGKPLLFFFNGKIGKAGIFLKLIYTV is encoded by the coding sequence ATGAAATCTATATTTCATACTTTAAAAGAAATTACATTTTTTGTTGATAATATAATTGATGCATCAAAATATTATAAAAATATTTTTGGAGAACCTATATTCAAGAGTGATCATTTCATATTATATAATGCAGGTTTTATTAACATAGGTTTTCATCAATCAGATGAAAAATCATTAAAAGCAAATATTGTTCCATATTTTTCTGTAGAAGATATAGATCAGGCCATAAAATATTTATTATCACATAATTTTAAAATATACCGTGAAAAAATAAAAGGTGTTGATAGTGCATATTTATGCCAGTTAATTTCACCATTCAATAATTGTTATAGGCCTAATCCAGGAATAATTATTTTAATGACAATGGCCATCATTACTTTTAGTGCATTTAATGTGCCCTACAAAAGAAAGGTAACAAATCGTGGCAAACCTCTACTGTTCTTTTTTAACGGTAAGATTGGGAAAGCTGGCATCTTTCTTAAATTAATATATACAGTATAA
- a CDS encoding MFS transporter: MSGLSRNITGIMVPFLLSAYTVFSIAMIITDISRAFNVSITDVLVTVPVDFVGGAIGGLAMGYVADRIGRKPVILIAAIMFSVGTILGSLAGNIIEIYIIWFIIGFGVNADNGMAYPLIVETLRRSSGSIGGITQSLYFLGFLLDSVTYIIIHFWRYYLLAIGIISLIFSVGTAILINENKMKTVRKGLTRDMVPKTISLSLVTIGAFMFTVPLLSVVPTLLNEINVSDSFVTLYSIVGFSGFVIAGILSDRFGRKYTTLMFTVPGLISSLILYFITSSFYIIIIMIPVYIFSGFFSFLGVWVGENYPFEIRASATNIVFFAGRILGGFSPFIVSLIGPLRMGLSLICIISALLAIIGAATLRIKKSDSSIIYSR, translated from the coding sequence ATGTCAGGTCTTTCAAGGAACATCACTGGCATAATGGTTCCCTTTTTGTTGTCTGCATACACTGTTTTTTCAATAGCAATGATAATTACAGATATATCAAGGGCTTTTAATGTTTCCATTACCGATGTGCTTGTAACTGTGCCTGTTGACTTTGTGGGCGGGGCCATAGGTGGTTTGGCCATGGGCTATGTTGCAGATAGAATTGGAAGAAAGCCGGTTATTTTAATTGCCGCGATAATGTTCAGCGTTGGAACGATTCTTGGCTCACTGGCAGGAAACATAATTGAGATATACATAATATGGTTTATAATAGGCTTTGGTGTAAACGCAGATAACGGTATGGCATATCCATTAATAGTTGAAACATTAAGGAGATCATCCGGATCAATAGGTGGAATAACGCAAAGCCTTTATTTTTTAGGTTTTTTGCTTGATTCGGTTACCTATATAATTATCCATTTCTGGAGGTATTATCTTCTAGCAATAGGCATAATAAGTTTAATATTTTCAGTTGGCACTGCAATACTAATAAATGAAAATAAAATGAAAACTGTAAGGAAAGGCCTTACAAGGGATATGGTTCCAAAAACGATATCACTATCACTTGTGACAATAGGTGCATTTATGTTTACGGTTCCGTTACTGTCTGTTGTTCCAACGCTTTTAAATGAGATAAATGTCTCGGATTCATTCGTTACATTATATTCAATTGTTGGATTCTCTGGCTTTGTAATTGCAGGGATCTTATCAGACCGCTTTGGAAGAAAATATACAACATTAATGTTTACAGTACCTGGACTTATATCATCATTAATTCTATACTTTATTACATCATCTTTTTACATCATTATAATAATGATTCCTGTTTATATCTTTTCCGGATTCTTTTCATTCCTTGGCGTCTGGGTTGGTGAGAACTATCCATTTGAGATAAGGGCAAGCGCAACAAACATCGTTTTCTTTGCTGGAAGAATTCTTGGTGGCTTTTCACCTTTTATAGTATCATTAATAGGGCCGCTGCGCATGGGCCTCTCACTGATATGCATAATCTCGGCTTTACTTGCAATAATTGGCGCTGCAACATTAAGGATAAAAAAAAGTGATTCCAGTATTATTTACAGCAGATAA
- a CDS encoding ArsR/SmtB family transcription factor, which yields MDLNDDNSRLIWWLLVGTRGGKTRSRIITLIKDEPKNIHQLSLEMNVNYRTIEHHIKIMLDNKIITFIGDGYGRSYVLSNYYRSNYSMIDEILRNYYNFDK from the coding sequence ATGGATTTAAATGATGATAACTCAAGGCTCATCTGGTGGCTCCTGGTTGGCACAAGAGGAGGCAAAACGAGATCCAGGATTATAACATTGATAAAGGATGAGCCAAAAAATATACATCAATTATCTCTTGAAATGAACGTGAATTACCGTACAATAGAGCATCATATAAAAATAATGCTTGATAATAAAATAATAACATTTATAGGTGATGGCTATGGCAGATCCTATGTTTTATCTAATTATTACAGATCAAATTATTCAATGATTGATGAAATATTAAGAAATTATTATAATTTTGACAAATAA
- the vat gene encoding VCP-like ATPase, with the protein MQSDGIILRVAEANATDPGMARVRLDEESRLALDVDIGDVVSIEKVRPTVGRVFRARPEDENKGIVRIDSVMRNNCGASIGDKVKVKKVFVEEAKKIVLAPIIRKDQRLRFGEGIDDFVQKALMRRPMIEQDSISVPGLTLAGHTGLLFKVVKTIPSKVPVEVSESTQIEIREDPASEVLEEVTRVSYEDIGGLSDQLGRIREIIELPLKHPELFERLGITPPKGVLLSGPPGTGKTLIAKAVANESGANFYAINGPEIMSKYYGQSEQKLREIFQKAEESEPSIIFIDEIDSIAPKREDVQGEVERRVVAQLLTLMDGLKERGHVIVIGATNRIDAVDPALRRPGRFDREITIGVPDKKGRKEILAIHTRGMPLGMTDDEKENFLEKIADLTYGFVGADLAALTRESAMNALRRYLPEIDLDKPIPTEVLEKMVVTEQDFMEALKTIEPSSLREVTVEVPNVKWDDIGGLENVKSELREAVELPLLNPDVFKRLGIRAPKGFLLYGPPGTGKTLLAKAVANESNANFISIKGPEVLSKWVGESEKAVREIFKKAKQVAPSIVFLDEIDSIAPRRGASMDSGVTERIVNQLLTSLDGIEVLNGVVVIAATNRPDIIDPALLRAGRFDKIMYIPPPDEEGRYKILQVHTKNMPLAPDVDLRELAKKTDGFVGADIENLCREAGMMAYRSNPDATEVTQNDFLNALKTIRPSVDESVIKFYNDLAKSMGRDIIERKKSVEDLGLYQ; encoded by the coding sequence ATGCAATCCGATGGTATAATACTCAGGGTTGCCGAGGCTAACGCCACTGATCCTGGTATGGCCAGGGTTCGTCTCGATGAGGAATCAAGGCTTGCACTTGATGTTGATATAGGCGATGTGGTCTCAATAGAAAAGGTGAGGCCAACAGTGGGCAGGGTTTTCAGGGCTCGCCCCGAGGATGAGAATAAGGGTATAGTAAGAATAGACAGTGTAATGAGGAACAACTGTGGCGCTTCAATTGGTGATAAGGTCAAGGTCAAAAAGGTCTTTGTTGAGGAGGCAAAGAAGATCGTTTTAGCTCCTATAATAAGAAAGGATCAGAGGCTTCGCTTCGGTGAGGGCATTGATGACTTCGTTCAAAAGGCATTAATGAGAAGGCCAATGATAGAGCAGGATTCAATTAGCGTTCCAGGGTTGACGCTGGCAGGACACACTGGGCTTTTATTCAAGGTTGTAAAAACGATACCAAGCAAGGTTCCTGTTGAGGTATCTGAATCAACACAGATAGAAATAAGAGAGGATCCTGCATCAGAGGTTCTTGAGGAGGTAACAAGGGTAAGCTACGAGGATATCGGTGGTCTCTCGGACCAGCTTGGAAGGATACGCGAGATCATAGAGCTGCCATTAAAGCATCCAGAGCTCTTTGAAAGGCTTGGAATAACGCCGCCAAAGGGTGTCCTTCTCAGCGGGCCTCCTGGAACAGGCAAAACATTGATAGCAAAGGCCGTTGCAAACGAGAGCGGTGCAAACTTCTATGCAATAAACGGTCCAGAGATAATGAGCAAATACTACGGCCAGAGCGAGCAGAAGCTCCGTGAGATCTTCCAGAAGGCAGAGGAGTCTGAGCCATCAATAATATTCATCGATGAGATAGACTCAATAGCACCCAAAAGAGAGGATGTTCAGGGTGAGGTCGAGAGAAGGGTTGTTGCGCAGTTATTAACATTGATGGATGGCCTTAAGGAAAGGGGGCACGTCATAGTAATAGGTGCCACAAACCGTATAGATGCCGTTGATCCGGCCCTCAGGAGGCCTGGCAGGTTCGACAGGGAGATAACCATAGGCGTTCCTGACAAGAAGGGCAGAAAGGAGATACTTGCAATACACACCAGGGGTATGCCGCTTGGCATGACCGATGATGAAAAGGAGAACTTTCTGGAAAAGATAGCAGATCTCACATATGGCTTTGTTGGTGCCGATCTTGCAGCATTAACAAGGGAATCTGCAATGAACGCATTAAGAAGGTATCTCCCGGAAATAGATCTTGACAAGCCGATACCAACAGAGGTTCTTGAAAAGATGGTTGTAACAGAGCAGGACTTCATGGAGGCACTAAAAACAATAGAGCCCAGCAGTCTAAGGGAGGTTACCGTGGAGGTTCCAAACGTTAAATGGGACGATATCGGTGGTCTCGAGAACGTTAAGTCTGAGCTAAGGGAGGCTGTTGAATTACCATTATTAAATCCTGATGTCTTTAAGAGGCTTGGCATCCGTGCACCAAAGGGCTTTCTATTATATGGACCCCCTGGAACGGGCAAGACGCTCCTTGCAAAGGCTGTTGCAAACGAGAGCAATGCCAATTTCATATCAATAAAGGGGCCTGAGGTGCTAAGCAAGTGGGTCGGAGAGAGTGAAAAGGCCGTCAGGGAGATATTCAAAAAGGCAAAGCAGGTTGCGCCATCTATAGTATTCCTTGATGAAATAGATTCAATAGCCCCAAGACGCGGTGCATCCATGGATTCAGGCGTAACAGAAAGAATAGTTAACCAGCTCTTAACATCCCTTGACGGCATAGAGGTATTAAACGGTGTCGTCGTTATAGCAGCAACCAACAGGCCAGACATAATAGATCCAGCGCTTCTAAGGGCAGGTCGTTTCGATAAAATAATGTACATACCACCACCGGATGAAGAGGGAAGATACAAGATACTTCAGGTGCACACAAAGAACATGCCACTGGCACCGGACGTCGATCTTCGCGAACTTGCAAAGAAGACCGATGGCTTTGTCGGTGCTGATATAGAAAACCTATGCAGGGAGGCTGGCATGATGGCATACAGGTCAAATCCAGATGCAACAGAGGTTACGCAGAATGACTTCCTAAACGCATTAAAGACGATAAGACCATCAGTTGACGAAAGCGTAATAAAATTCTATAATGACCTTGCAAAGAGCATGGGCCGCGATATAATCGAAAGGAAGAAATCCGTGGAGGATCTCGGTTTATATCAATAA
- a CDS encoding winged helix DNA-binding protein, with product MEEYTYKGSLKKVFDFIRERKVTTLCEIIENTNLSKRTVLYAIKKLEAMDLVYISICLNDARRRYYCINIA from the coding sequence ATGGAGGAATACACATATAAAGGCTCATTAAAAAAGGTCTTCGATTTTATAAGAGAAAGAAAGGTAACAACACTATGCGAGATTATTGAAAACACAAATCTGTCCAAGAGGACTGTTCTCTATGCAATAAAAAAGCTTGAGGCAATGGATTTAGTATATATTAGTATATGTTTAAATGATGCCAGGCGCAGGTATTATTGTATAAACATTGCATGA
- the tgtA gene encoding tRNA guanosine(15) transglycosylase TgtA, with the protein MEILFRENLARIARFKTPHGEIETPTVMPVINPNLNFLDESTLRSYGVQAVITNSYIIKRNQRLNEDALRHGLHSLIKFSGPIMTDSGTFQSHVYGDIEYSNKEIVDFQKAIGSDIITILDVFTEPDESYNSARSKVIETYKRLKEIDFEDKIIAGPVQGSIYPDLRRLSAYLMSDASYLPIGGVVPLLESYRYSDLVKIIFNSKVSSDFSRPVHLFGGGHPMFFAFAVMLGVDLFDSASYIKYAKDNRLLYSEGTRALNDIREFPEWSPIHGKYTPQELLHEESEKRTRMLALHNLKSIFIEINEIKERIYENTLYNYVEEKARSHPALFKAFMSMINYDTSDYSPLSYKSPFFYYDKTSLNHPIIKRIMKFTENYISNSRHTLIISSKYWRPGVKNENVIKNIVECTDFNLLVSWNGIYIPLFLEDSYPVQQLVSSGLNDKKLEEDYLKRLKSINNDIEFYEGEHYDKRLRDYDTEKINTIAMFQFNINERFFDKSNIIKSKSTGHIRNIIEDNNIIATMRNDGYLTLSIKGAYRLLSMKPWPGLRVVVDDESGRFNANGYNVFFKFIKSFDTGIIPGNETLVVSEDDDLYAVGKAAVSGIEMYYYKSGVAVKVHEGINKKAA; encoded by the coding sequence ATGGAGATACTTTTCAGGGAAAATCTTGCAAGGATAGCCAGGTTTAAAACCCCGCATGGTGAGATAGAAACACCGACGGTTATGCCGGTTATCAATCCAAATCTTAACTTTCTGGATGAATCAACATTAAGATCATATGGTGTTCAGGCCGTTATAACGAACAGCTATATTATAAAGAGAAATCAAAGGTTAAATGAGGATGCATTAAGACATGGTCTGCACTCATTGATAAAATTCAGCGGTCCAATAATGACAGACTCGGGAACATTTCAGAGCCACGTGTACGGCGATATAGAGTATTCAAATAAGGAAATAGTCGATTTCCAGAAGGCCATAGGCAGTGATATAATAACAATACTTGATGTTTTCACCGAACCTGATGAAAGTTATAATTCCGCCAGGTCAAAGGTCATTGAAACGTATAAAAGACTTAAGGAAATAGATTTTGAGGATAAAATTATAGCCGGGCCGGTGCAGGGATCAATATACCCGGATCTAAGGAGGCTGTCCGCATATCTAATGTCTGATGCATCATATCTGCCCATAGGCGGGGTCGTTCCACTTCTTGAGTCATACAGGTACAGCGACCTTGTAAAAATAATATTTAATTCAAAGGTTTCATCTGATTTTTCAAGGCCGGTGCACCTCTTTGGAGGCGGCCATCCCATGTTCTTTGCCTTTGCGGTGATGCTTGGAGTTGATCTCTTCGATTCCGCATCATATATAAAATACGCAAAGGACAACAGGCTTTTATACAGTGAGGGCACAAGGGCGTTAAATGATATAAGGGAGTTTCCTGAATGGAGTCCAATCCATGGTAAATACACGCCACAGGAGCTTCTTCATGAGGAAAGTGAAAAAAGAACAAGAATGCTTGCACTTCATAATCTTAAATCGATATTCATTGAGATTAACGAGATAAAGGAGAGAATCTATGAAAACACACTTTATAATTATGTTGAGGAAAAGGCCAGGAGTCATCCGGCGCTTTTCAAGGCCTTTATGTCCATGATAAATTACGATACCTCTGATTACTCACCTTTATCATATAAATCACCGTTCTTTTACTATGATAAAACATCATTGAACCATCCAATTATAAAAAGAATTATGAAATTCACAGAGAATTATATATCAAACAGCAGGCACACATTGATTATAAGTTCAAAGTACTGGAGGCCCGGCGTTAAAAACGAAAACGTAATAAAAAATATTGTGGAATGCACAGATTTTAATCTTTTAGTTTCATGGAATGGAATATACATACCACTTTTTCTTGAGGATTCATATCCTGTTCAGCAGCTTGTATCAAGCGGTTTAAACGATAAAAAACTTGAGGAAGACTATTTAAAAAGGTTAAAATCAATAAACAATGACATTGAATTTTATGAGGGGGAACATTATGATAAAAGGCTTCGCGATTATGATACTGAAAAGATTAATACAATAGCAATGTTTCAATTCAATATTAATGAAAGGTTCTTTGATAAATCAAACATAATAAAATCAAAATCAACAGGGCATATAAGAAACATAATTGAGGATAATAACATCATTGCAACAATGAGGAACGATGGATATCTCACACTATCAATAAAAGGTGCATACAGGCTTTTATCAATGAAGCCATGGCCGGGGCTGAGGGTTGTTGTCGATGATGAGAGCGGGAGATTCAATGCAAACGGATACAACGTCTTTTTTAAATTTATTAAATCATTTGATACCGGAATCATACCAGGAAATGAAACGCTCGTTGTCAGCGAGGATGATGATCTTTATGCCGTTGGCAAGGCAGCTGTATCTGGAATTGAAATGTATTATTATAAAAGCGGCGTGGCCGTAAAGGTTCATGAGGGTATAAACAAAAAAGCAGCATAA